The following proteins come from a genomic window of Planctomycetota bacterium:
- a CDS encoding phosphoribosylaminoimidazolesuccinocarboxamide synthase codes for MVNTTDALMRTDLPLPNRRQGKVRDIYDMTLPDGSPGLLIVATDRISAFDVVMSNGVPGKGVVLTQISVFWFDMFKDLVPHHLVSTDPADIPGISAEQAASLKGRVMIGRKTNVIPVECIVRGYLTGSGFKDYTKTGKVCGIPLPAGMVNSSKIENPIFTPSTKAETGHDENISFDTAAATVGENTAAKLRDLSLQIYSEARNYAAKRGIIIADTKFEFGLPIDPSSGAGPILIDEVLTPDSSRFWPADEYAAGREQNSLDKQYVRNYLEGLVKSGGWDKTPPGPALPDDVIENTLAKYKDAYHRLTGKSIDDVL; via the coding sequence ATGGTCAACACCACTGACGCCCTCATGCGGACCGACCTGCCCCTGCCCAACCGCCGACAGGGCAAAGTCCGCGACATCTACGACATGACCCTCCCCGACGGCTCGCCCGGCCTGCTGATCGTCGCCACCGACCGCATCAGCGCGTTCGATGTGGTCATGTCCAACGGCGTCCCCGGCAAGGGCGTCGTCCTCACGCAGATCAGCGTCTTCTGGTTCGACATGTTCAAGGACCTCGTGCCGCATCATCTCGTCTCCACCGACCCCGCCGACATCCCCGGCATCTCCGCCGAGCAGGCCGCCTCGCTCAAAGGCCGCGTCATGATCGGCCGCAAAACCAACGTCATCCCCGTCGAGTGCATCGTCCGCGGATACCTCACCGGGTCCGGCTTCAAGGACTACACCAAAACCGGCAAAGTTTGCGGCATCCCCCTGCCCGCCGGCATGGTCAATTCCTCCAAAATCGAGAACCCCATCTTCACCCCTTCCACCAAAGCCGAAACCGGACACGACGAGAACATCAGCTTCGACACCGCCGCCGCCACCGTCGGCGAAAACACCGCTGCCAAGCTCCGTGACCTCTCCCTGCAAATCTACTCCGAAGCCCGAAATTACGCCGCAAAACGCGGGATCATCATCGCCGACACCAAGTTCGAATTCGGCCTCCCCATCGACCCAAGCTCAGGCGCCGGCCCGATCCTCATCGATGAAGTCCTCACCCCCGACTCCTCCCGATTCTGGCCCGCCGACGAGTACGCCGCCGGACGCGAGCAGAACAGTCTCGACAAACAGTACGTTCGCAACTACCTCGAAGGACTCGTCAAGAGCGGCGGATGGGACAAGACCCCGCCCGGCCCCGCCCTGCCCGATGACGTCATCGAGAACACCCTCGCCAAGTACAAGGACGCCTACCACCGCCTCACCGGCAAATCCATCGACGACGTCCTCTGA
- a CDS encoding prepilin-type N-terminal cleavage/methylation domain-containing protein: protein MTRNDHASICHLAAGLAPRGGSVWPRGASPAAKCRARRQHGFSLIELLVVMTIIALLIAILLPSLKAARAVARSAVCMSVLHQYQLTQMNFSLDNDWMLFRHMQGNVATGGNPNLRWAGQFATQMFPQAQLYTAQRRGIDLPACPEATQLRPSPPYAGFGAVPYLWGQPGVWTDTWLGDYTGSYAFNAWMYEMSQFPSGTTGTHGPVSRYYQRVPNIPQPAIAPVFVDGAWCETWPMHTDGTNGNLEDPYTPWTGIEMSRVTMTRHPNGTVNGVFADGSSRSLRMKDLWTLKWNQLFNTNTGFDPGG from the coding sequence ATGACGCGAAACGACCACGCATCCATTTGTCATTTAGCGGCAGGGCTCGCCCCGCGCGGCGGATCCGTTTGGCCACGCGGGGCGAGCCCCGCCGCTAAATGTCGCGCCCGTCGACAACATGGTTTCTCGCTGATCGAACTGCTCGTCGTGATGACGATCATCGCGCTGTTGATCGCCATTTTGTTGCCGTCACTGAAAGCGGCGCGGGCGGTGGCGCGGTCGGCGGTCTGCATGAGCGTGCTGCATCAGTATCAGTTGACGCAGATGAACTTCAGTCTCGACAACGACTGGATGCTCTTCCGTCACATGCAGGGCAACGTCGCCACCGGCGGGAATCCGAATCTTCGATGGGCCGGTCAATTCGCCACGCAGATGTTTCCGCAGGCACAGCTTTACACGGCTCAGCGGCGCGGGATCGATCTGCCCGCCTGCCCGGAAGCGACGCAGTTGCGTCCGTCGCCGCCGTACGCGGGCTTCGGCGCGGTGCCGTATCTCTGGGGCCAGCCGGGCGTCTGGACCGATACATGGCTCGGCGACTACACCGGGTCATACGCGTTCAACGCATGGATGTACGAAATGTCGCAGTTTCCATCGGGAACGACGGGGACGCACGGCCCGGTGTCGCGCTACTACCAGCGCGTGCCCAACATTCCGCAGCCGGCGATTGCGCCGGTGTTTGTTGACGGCGCCTGGTGCGAGACATGGCCGATGCACACCGACGGCACCAACGGCAATCTGGAGGACCCGTACACGCCGTGGACCGGCATCGAGATGAGCCGCGTCACCATGACGCGTCATCCCAACGGCACGGTCAACGGCGTCTTCGCCGACGGGTCGAGCCGCAGTCTGCGGATGAAGGACCTGTGGACGCTCAAGTGGAACCAGCTTTTCAATACGAACACCGGGTTCGATCCGGGGGGGTAA
- a CDS encoding sigma-70 family RNA polymerase sigma factor, with amino-acid sequence MVPPPRNYFPSAVQNIAPAAEQGVAGARPLSISHEQLVLILVRDRARFLSYIWAIVRDEELAEDVYQELCVEAVRKSSDIKDETHLTNWLRRGCRHRSIDALRRQQTTPLIFDDRILDGLEDDMAADTAPTPDVQHALRHCLSELAPNARQLIDLRYTENLTGQALASRLGRPVNTIYVTLSRAHRVLADCIRRRLAESEASHG; translated from the coding sequence CTGGTACCGCCCCCTCGAAATTATTTTCCATCCGCTGTACAGAACATCGCCCCCGCTGCGGAACAGGGTGTAGCCGGAGCACGCCCATTGAGCATTTCGCATGAACAGCTTGTCCTGATCCTCGTCCGTGACCGGGCGCGCTTCCTCTCGTACATCTGGGCGATCGTCCGCGATGAGGAACTCGCCGAGGACGTCTATCAGGAACTGTGCGTCGAAGCCGTCCGCAAGTCCAGCGACATCAAGGACGAAACCCATCTGACCAACTGGCTCCGCCGCGGGTGTCGCCACCGTTCGATCGACGCCCTGCGTCGTCAGCAGACCACCCCGCTGATCTTCGACGACCGGATTCTCGACGGCCTCGAGGACGACATGGCCGCCGACACCGCCCCGACGCCCGATGTGCAGCACGCCCTGCGTCACTGCCTTTCCGAGCTCGCCCCCAACGCCCGTCAGCTCATCGACCTGCGCTACACCGAGAACCTGACCGGCCAAGCCCTCGCCTCCCGCCTCGGCCGCCCGGTCAATACGATCTACGTCACATTGAGCCGCGCCCACCGCGTCCTCGCCGACTGCATCCGCCGCCGCCTCGCCGAAAGTGAGGCGTCTCATGGATAA
- a CDS encoding Rrf2 family transcriptional regulator, with protein sequence MLSTTTEYALRAIVCLASSPEEPKTGQQLAKLTKVPAGYLAKVLKQLNRAGLIRSQRGLHGGSVLTRSPKKITMLDVVDAIEPIRRIEHCPLDLKSHIKLCPLHRRLDDAIALIEKAFGTTTIDELLTEKTASTPLCESAKTATVTVRGR encoded by the coding sequence GTGCTTTCCACCACGACCGAATACGCCCTTCGCGCGATTGTCTGTCTGGCGTCGAGCCCGGAGGAGCCCAAGACGGGGCAGCAACTGGCCAAGCTCACCAAGGTCCCGGCGGGCTATCTGGCGAAGGTGCTCAAACAGCTCAACCGGGCGGGACTGATCCGTTCGCAGCGCGGGCTGCACGGCGGCTCGGTGCTCACGCGCTCGCCCAAGAAGATCACGATGCTCGACGTCGTCGATGCGATCGAACCGATTCGCCGCATCGAGCATTGCCCGCTCGATCTCAAAAGCCACATCAAGCTCTGCCCCCTGCACCGCCGCCTCGACGACGCGATCGCGCTGATCGAAAAAGCGTTCGGCACGACGACCATCGACGAACTGCTCACGGAGAAAACCGCCAGCACGCCGCTGTGCGAATCGGCGAAGACGGCGACGGTCACGGTGCGGGGAAGATGA
- a CDS encoding sulfatase-like hydrolase/transferase has product MLKPRLTRFAFACVAMLIARASVGAADRPNILFAIADDASYPYMGAYGCSWVKSPGFDRVAKEGLLFTHAYTPNAKCAPSRACIITGRNSWQLEAAANHWCYFPEKFKSYVEALGEHGYFVGKTGKGWAPGVAEIDGKPRQLVGTPFEKQRAKPPTTGINSDDYAANFNDFLDAAPKDQPWCFWYGSTEPHRGYEYGSGIAKGGMKTSDIDHVPAFWPDNETVRTDMLDYAFELEHFDKHLVRMLDELDKRGLLANTIVVVTADNGMPFPRVKGQEYEMSNHLPLAIMWPKGIAKPGRVIDDYVSFIDFAPTFIEAAGLSWAQTGMADSPGRSLFDIFRSESAGIVNPSRDHVLIGKERHDVGRPHDVGYPIRGIVKGGVLYIQNFETDRWPAGNPETGYLNCDGSPTKTVILEGRTNPQTHKYWEWSFGKRQNEEMFKVDTDRECQLNVSSDPGAKAVKEALSSQMMTELKAQGDPRMFGQGYVFDQYPCASKGEKDFYERYMSGEKIRAGWVNPSDFEKTPIQ; this is encoded by the coding sequence ATGCTCAAGCCACGACTTACCCGGTTCGCGTTTGCCTGTGTCGCGATGCTGATCGCACGCGCGTCCGTTGGCGCTGCCGACCGGCCCAACATTTTGTTCGCCATCGCCGACGATGCGTCGTATCCGTACATGGGGGCGTACGGGTGCTCGTGGGTCAAGTCGCCGGGGTTCGATCGCGTGGCCAAGGAAGGGCTCCTCTTCACGCATGCGTACACGCCCAACGCCAAGTGCGCCCCGTCGCGCGCGTGCATCATCACCGGCCGCAACTCGTGGCAGCTCGAAGCGGCGGCGAACCACTGGTGCTACTTCCCCGAGAAGTTCAAGTCGTACGTCGAAGCGCTGGGCGAACACGGATACTTCGTGGGTAAGACGGGCAAGGGGTGGGCGCCGGGCGTGGCGGAGATCGACGGCAAGCCGCGCCAGTTGGTGGGTACGCCCTTCGAGAAGCAGCGCGCCAAGCCGCCGACGACGGGAATCAACAGTGATGATTATGCGGCGAATTTCAACGATTTTCTCGACGCCGCACCGAAGGATCAGCCCTGGTGCTTCTGGTACGGATCGACGGAGCCGCACCGCGGGTATGAGTACGGGTCAGGCATCGCCAAGGGCGGCATGAAGACGAGCGACATCGATCACGTCCCCGCCTTCTGGCCCGACAACGAAACCGTCCGCACGGACATGCTCGACTACGCCTTCGAACTCGAACACTTCGACAAGCATCTCGTCCGCATGCTCGACGAACTCGACAAGCGGGGCCTGCTGGCGAACACGATCGTCGTCGTCACGGCTGACAACGGCATGCCGTTCCCGCGCGTCAAGGGGCAGGAATACGAGATGAGCAATCATCTGCCGCTGGCGATCATGTGGCCCAAGGGCATCGCCAAGCCCGGGCGGGTCATCGATGACTACGTGAGCTTCATCGACTTCGCACCGACGTTCATCGAGGCGGCGGGATTGTCATGGGCGCAGACGGGCATGGCCGACTCGCCGGGACGTAGTCTTTTCGACATCTTCCGATCCGAGTCGGCGGGGATCGTCAATCCGTCCCGCGATCATGTGCTCATCGGCAAGGAGCGGCACGATGTCGGTCGCCCGCACGATGTGGGCTACCCCATCCGCGGCATCGTCAAGGGCGGCGTGCTGTACATCCAGAACTTCGAAACCGACCGCTGGCCCGCGGGCAATCCCGAAACCGGTTACCTCAACTGCGACGGCAGTCCAACGAAAACCGTCATTCTCGAGGGCCGCACCAACCCCCAGACGCACAAGTATTGGGAATGGTCCTTCGGCAAGCGGCAGAATGAAGAGATGTTCAAGGTCGACACCGATCGCGAATGTCAGCTCAACGTGTCGAGCGACCCGGGCGCGAAGGCGGTCAAAGAGGCGCTGTCATCGCAGATGATGACGGAGCTCAAGGCCCAGGGCGACCCGCGCATGTTCGGACAGGGCTACGTGTTCGACCAGTACCCGTGCGCGAGCAAGGGCGAGAAGGACTTCTACGAGCGATACATGAGCGGCGAGAAGATCCGTGCGGGATGGGTGAACCCGAGCGATTTTGAGAAGACGCCGATTCAGTGA
- a CDS encoding DEAD/DEAH box helicase, whose protein sequence is MAFEKLMLIEPLLRAIRGKGYAAPTPIQAQALPPILEGHDLLGCAQTGTGKTAAFALPILQRLHHHVGSHAPQEPHAPRGGGKHYHPRARHERGPVRPIRALILSPTRELAAQIGDSFTNYGRHTGLRHTVIFGGVKQGSQVAALRKGVDILVATPGRLLDLINQGFVKLDQIEIFVLDEADRMLDMGFIHDIRKVVAMVPAERQTLLFSATMPREIRSLADSILRKPVTITIAAQSAAADTVHQVVYRVEQPNKPALLEHLLADPAMSRTIIFARTKRGADRIVRRLNYPNFVAEAIHSDKSQAARLKALHNFKKGMTRVLVASDIAARGLDVDQISHVINYDMPNDAETYVHRIGRTGRAGQQGHAISFCSEEERGSLRDVERMLKRPLEVIVHGFNGGGGSPAPVKKERVPHPLHQGQGQGQGQGQNRGHKNKSGRKPRPEGHPDQKKAAFWKGRPKKKGRRPSGGKDRSTGAGRRRGA, encoded by the coding sequence ATGGCATTTGAAAAGCTCATGCTAATTGAGCCGCTGCTGCGGGCGATCCGCGGCAAGGGCTACGCCGCTCCCACACCCATTCAGGCCCAGGCGCTGCCGCCGATCCTCGAAGGCCACGACCTGCTCGGCTGCGCTCAGACGGGCACGGGCAAGACCGCGGCGTTCGCGCTGCCGATCCTGCAGCGCCTCCATCACCACGTCGGTTCGCACGCCCCGCAAGAGCCGCACGCGCCGCGCGGCGGGGGCAAACACTATCACCCCCGCGCCCGCCACGAGCGCGGTCCCGTCCGGCCGATCCGCGCCCTGATCCTCAGCCCGACCCGCGAACTGGCCGCCCAGATCGGCGACAGCTTCACCAATTACGGTCGCCACACCGGCCTGCGTCACACCGTCATCTTCGGCGGCGTCAAGCAAGGCAGCCAGGTCGCCGCGCTCCGCAAAGGCGTGGACATCCTCGTCGCCACGCCCGGCCGACTCCTTGATCTCATCAATCAGGGTTTCGTCAAGCTCGACCAGATCGAAATCTTCGTCCTCGACGAAGCGGACCGCATGCTCGACATGGGCTTCATTCACGACATCCGCAAGGTCGTCGCGATGGTGCCTGCCGAGCGTCAGACGCTGCTGTTCTCCGCCACGATGCCGCGCGAGATTCGATCCCTCGCCGATTCGATTCTTCGCAAACCGGTGACGATCACGATCGCCGCGCAGTCGGCGGCGGCGGACACCGTGCATCAGGTCGTCTATCGCGTCGAGCAGCCCAACAAGCCCGCCTTGCTCGAACATCTGCTGGCCGACCCCGCCATGTCGCGCACGATCATCTTCGCCCGCACCAAGCGCGGCGCCGACCGCATCGTTCGCCGCCTCAACTACCCGAACTTCGTCGCCGAGGCGATCCACTCCGACAAGTCGCAGGCCGCCCGGCTCAAGGCCCTGCACAACTTCAAGAAGGGCATGACACGCGTGCTGGTCGCCAGCGACATCGCCGCCCGCGGGCTCGACGTTGATCAGATCAGCCATGTCATCAATTACGACATGCCCAACGACGCCGAGACGTATGTGCACCGCATCGGCCGGACCGGCCGCGCGGGTCAGCAGGGCCACGCCATCTCGTTCTGCTCCGAAGAGGAGCGGGGGAGTCTGCGCGATGTGGAGCGCATGCTCAAGCGCCCGTTGGAGGTCATCGTGCATGGATTCAACGGCGGCGGCGGTTCGCCGGCGCCAGTGAAGAAAGAGCGCGTGCCGCACCCGCTGCATCAGGGTCAGGGACAGGGCCAGGGCCAGGGTCAGAATCGGGGCCACAAGAATAAGTCCGGACGCAAGCCCCGGCCCGAAGGGCACCCCGATCAGAAGAAGGCGGCGTTCTGGAAAGGCCGCCCCAAGAAAAAAGGCCGCCGTCCGAGTGGTGGTAAAGACCGCTCGACCGGCGCGGGCCGGCGCCGGGGGGCGTGA